From a region of the Tachypleus tridentatus isolate NWPU-2018 chromosome 1, ASM421037v1, whole genome shotgun sequence genome:
- the LOC143252919 gene encoding lachesin-like, with the protein MSFLHHLYLLILILISTTIDNIGSSKVVSMKKKIVKMPIFVGPIPNVTIALGRDANFPCLVNELGAYRAAWIRVETKAILTIHQHVITRNYRINLSHSDNRNFILHIRDVKQSDRGGYMCQLNTVPMISQVGYLDVLVPPDIIVDESTSDIITKEGTNVTLKCRAKGYPEPSISWRRENDEPIPLILGIGKKLISSSYEGENLNITRVTRVHMGAYLCIASNGVPPSVSRRVLLYVQFPPVLWVPNQLVGAHVGETASFDCHSEAYPVSINFWKKAGSEVILSNKKFDVSLKEKSYKVHMRLSIRNLEKKDFGTYSCFAKNSLGSTQGSIRLYEIPLPTSISNNEAGNFKQMNGDFLKHQSRGSAKTSRGIGLERDLPSVEATIRNSAETRRNMTSLLIISFIIMDLCI; encoded by the exons ATGAGTTTTCTTCACCATTTGTACCTATTGATACTGATCCTTATTAGTACTACTATAGATAATATTGGATCAAGTAAAG TCGTCAGTATGAAGAAGAAAATAGTCAAAATGCCTATTTTTGTAGGACCTATACCAAATGTTACAATTGCATTAGGAAGAGATGCAAATTTCCCGTGTTTAGTAAATGAACTGGGAGCTTACAGA gCAGCTTGGATTCGAGTGGAGACGAAGGCAATACTTACAATTCATCAGCACGTGATTACAAGAAACTACAGAATCAACCTCAGTCACAGTGACAACAGAAACTTTATTTTGCACATCAGAGATGTGAAACAGTCAGATCGTGGTGGCTATATGTGTCAGCTCAACACGGTGCCCATGATAAGTCAAGTGGGATACCTAGACGTCCTAG ttCCTCCAGACATTATTGTTGATGAAAGCACTTCAGACATCATCACCAAGGAAGGGACAAATGTCACGTTAAAATGCAGAGCCAAAGGCTACCCAGAACCTAGTATCTCATGGCGACGTGAGAATGATGAACCAATACCATTAATTCTGGGTATTGGCAAGAAACTGATAA gTTCGTCATATGAAggagaaaatttaaatattacaaggGTAACACGCGTTCACATGGGAGCTTACCTCTGTATAGCTTCAAACGGAGTACCACCTTCCGTTAGTAGAAGAGTTCTGCTTTACGTTCAAT TTCCTCCTGTTTTATGGGTTCCTAACCAGTTGGTTGGTGCACACGTTGGAGAAACAGCTTCCTTTGATTGCCACAGTGAAGCCTATCCAGTTTCTATAAACTTTTGGAAGAAAGCAGGAAGCGAAGTGATTCTGTCTAACAAAAAGTTTGATGTTTCATTAAAGGAAAAGTCTTACAAAGTTCATATGAGATTATCCataagaaatttagaaaaaaaagattttggaACTTACAGTTGTTTTGCCAAAAATTCACTGGGATCCACGCAGGGTTCGATTCGGCTTTATG AGATACCATTGCCTACATCAATCTCCAATAATGAAGCAGGAAACTTCAAGCAGATGAATGGTG ATTTCCTAAAGCACCAGAGCCGCGGATCTGCGAAAACTTCCAGGGGAATCGGTTTGGAAAGGGATCTACCCTCTGTAGAAG CCACAATCAGGAACTCAGCAGAAACCCGAAGAAACATGACTAGTTTATTAATCATTTCCTTTATCATTATGGACCTCTGTATTTGA